In a genomic window of Eriocheir sinensis breed Jianghai 21 chromosome 38, ASM2467909v1, whole genome shotgun sequence:
- the LOC127008631 gene encoding uncharacterized protein LOC127008631 → METDTINLILCVLPEHLKEKGSKLIEICKIREEERLRERSYKYGGGRGRGHSRERNSVDAQAKIKEKVEATAVPLAIARLVMELWSSRMRKHAENLILQKAIEEGYLEENLLKWVHALEHKEEEEEAKPDEEWLIDNQDEAIIKLVWDVFNIKEHYSQVKSHRSWVLKSYYRLKDFLPSLQEEIMQRHDLSKYAFSQAIGYTLKWVHNTYHEIWKEACDFHLFNEPHHPQAWSKKNTPEEKHNKLRRWLSGASNFHTGCPYGLDIANLDLSTEDFAEPFLLESYVDMVGVEWERKKGQDENILTRELAYIDDKFLSRYTKKQHLVISNLIERIIASDTSWKNIPLTEREQAIMSTVPPPKQGTFATQVQIQKQKEESRFVKLGDASTDGTSALSKEVLDNSFFIMLCKAVIEFWDGRLRKRAEHLILKKAIEEKQIKSDHVDWILAFEEKDYKAESSSSRDACVSIISDDAIVKLLWDEFQLSNHFIQVQRHRYWIKQSYLRLARFMPELSDEVIERHDLTKLSLTQSLGYTLKWVHNISYPVWRRACDSHLNCEPHHPQMWSIKNTPEHKKNCLESWLGGRDSYGVVVSTLDLGSENMARVFLLESLIDMVAVEWERNKDEKPDLSYTQLISMEDRFLSRYTPQDKAFVVQLMETIRMADHK, encoded by the coding sequence ATGGAAACTGATACTATAAATTTGATTTTGTGCGTATTGCCTGAGCACTTGAAGGAAAAGGGATCTAAACTCATAGAAATATGTAAGATACGCGAAGAGGAGCGTTTACGAGAACGTTCCTACAAGTATGGCGGGGGCAGGGGCAGAGGCCATTCTCGGGAAAGGAATAGTGTTGATGCCCAGGCCAAgataaaggaaaaagtggaagcaaCAGCTGTTCCACTAGCCATTGCAAGGCTGGTGATGGAACTGTGGTCATCCAGGATGCGCAAACATGCCGAGAACCTGATTCTGCAGAAAGCTATCGAGGAAGGTTACTTGGAGGAGAACTTACTGAAGTGGGTCCATGCCCTGgaacacaaagaggaggaggaggaagctaagcCAGATGAGGAATGGCTCATAGACAATCAAGATGAAGCCATAATTAAATTAGTGTGGGATGTGTTCAATATAAAGGAGCATTATTCTCAAGTCAAGAGTCATCGCTCTTGGGTGCTGAAAAGTTATTACCGCCTGAAAGATTTCTTGCCATCCTTGCAAGAAGAGATTATGCAAAGGCATGATCTAAGCAAGTATGCTTTCAGCCAAGCTATTGGGTACACATTGAAATGGGTTCATAACACCTACCATGAAATTTGGAAAGAGGCCTGTGATTTTCACCTGTTCAACGAGCCCCACCACCCCCAGGCCTGGAGCAAAAAAAACACACCTGAAGAGAAGCATAACAAGCTCCGCAGGTGGCTGTCTGGTGCCAGTAACTTCCACACAGGTTGTCCTTATGGACTTGACATAGCCAACCTTGATCTGAGCACAGAAGATTTTGCAGAACCTTTCTTGTTAGAGAGTTACGTAGACATGGTTGGTGttgagtgggagagaaagaagggtcaGGATGAAAACATTTTAACAAGGGAACTTGCTTACATAGATGACAAGTTCTTAAGTAGGTACACAAAGAAGCAACATCTAGTCATCAGCAACTTAATTGAACGTATTATTGCCTCTGATACATCTTGGAAAAATATTCCCCTAACAGAAAGAGAGCAAGCCATAATGAGCACagtaccaccaccaaaacaaggAACATTTGCAACCCAGGTTCAAatacaaaaacagaaagaagagagtaGGTTTGTCAAGCTGGGGGATGCAAGCACTGATGGAACATCAGCATTAAGTAAGGAAGTGCTGGACAACTCGTTCTTCATCATGCTTTGCAAAGCAGTTATAGAATTCTGGGATGGCCGTCTGAGAAAGCGAGCAGAGCACTTAATCCTCAAAAAGGCCATTGAAGAGAAGCAGATAAAGAGTGACCATGTTGACTGGATATTAGCATTTGAGGAAAAGGACTACAAAGCTGAATCTTCCTCCAGCAGAGACGCATGTGTCTCAATAATTTCTGATGATGCGATCGTCAAATTATTATGGGATGAATTTCAGCTGAGTAACCACTTCATACAAGTACAGCGACATCGTTACTGGATCAAGCAGAGTTACCTTCGCTTGGCCCGCTTCATGCCAGAGTTGAGTGACGAAGTGATAGAACGTCATGACCTCACCAAACTGTCCCTAACTCAGAGCCTCGGGTACACCCTCAAGTGGGTGCATAATATTAGCTATCCTGTGTGGAGAAGAGCCTGTGACAGTCATCTCAACTGCGAACCTCACCACCCTCAGATGTGGTCCATTAAAAATACACCAGAGCATAAGAAAAATTGTCTAGAGAGCTGGCTAGGGGGCAGAGATTCTTATGGTGTGGTAGTGTCAACTCTTGACCTTGGCTCAGAAAATATGGCTCGGGTATTCTTGCTGGAGAGCCTGATAGATATGGTGGCAGTGGAATGGGAGAGGAATAAAGATGAGAAGCCAGACCTTAGCTACACACAACTGATATCCATGGAGGACAGATTCTTATCCAGGTATACCCCCCAGGACAAGGCTTTTGTCGTACAACTGATGGAGACCATAAGGATGGCTGACCATAAATAA
- the LOC127008630 gene encoding neuroligin-2-like → MVYIHGESYEWNSGNPYDASVMVAYGKVVVVTVNFRLGVLGFLNTNENPYLRSITNYGLMDQIAALHWLRENIEAFGGDKDRVTVFGHGTGAACINFLMTSKAVPQSPGLFHRAILMSGSSLAPWSLVSNPSRYTRQLALEVNCSHTALGEELKKCLRTKSLHVIMQAQVEVPEYYYAFGPTVDGVVIGTDFDTDRPSYINRLASYDLVFGVTPSDAFFSFNDDDIKTGFEMDKRNKILRTFIRNTYNYHLTEIMATVINEYTDWERPVRHPISTREETLSLLSDALYGAPVMHTGNLHSLASSKTYLYVFDYQTRNGDFEQQRLGCVHGEELPYVWGAPLVDSLAHFPTNYTQAEVKLSETVLTYWVNFARIGSPSEPEPQVNDRMTEKSRARTLEWPVYNGMRQRYIEIDLKPRVKSHYRSHQLSFWLHLVPQLHRAGKDAPETHHHLENHNDWNSYRGFVRSEPVTRVILPPETTTEATTTRQYNVSAVLQSTPASPDGSNSTGLRSHASLSDGFAAYSTALSVTIAIGCSLLILNVLIFAGVYYQRDKSRMEAKKVAENGGLLAPANSISGDVHTPPTPSLAVKAEVVTRMVSGGSKAPPSTPMTQTTHLPPPEFADYPGQSPHYGTAHGVSHLHTLPRGGLAKVITCEGQKQPGSASLTLSVPRAPPPPQVPTSHSSESQPLLKQTSFTLTSPHTSTPSKSPTKESNVGELRV, encoded by the exons GTTTCCTCAACACCAACGAGAACCCTTACCTCCGCTCCATCACCAACTACGGCCTCATGGACCAGATCGCGGCGCTGCACTGGCTCAGGGAGAACATCGAGGCTTTCGGCGGCGACAAAGACCGCGTGACAGTCTTCGGCCACGGGACTGGAGCCGCCTGCATCAACTTCCTCATGACCTCCAAAGCGGTGCCGCAGA GTCCCGGCTTGTTCCATCGCGCCATCCTGATGAGTGGGTCCTCCCTGGCGCCGTGGTCCCTCGTCAGCAACCCCAGCAGGTACACGCGGCAGCTGGCCCTTGAGGTGAACTGCTCCCACACGGCTCTCGGCGAGGAGCTCAAAAAGTGTCTGCGCACCAAGTCCCTTCACGTGATCATGCAGGCCCAGGtggag gTGCCGGAGTACTACTACGCCTTCGGACCGACGGTGGACGGCGTGGTTATCGGCACCGACTTTGACACCGACCGTCCGTCCTACATCAACCGCCTGGCCAGCTACGACCTCGTCTTCGGCGTGACCCCGTCCGACGCCTTCTTCAGCTTCAACGACGACGACATCAAGACGGGCTTCGAGATGGACAAAAGGAACAAGATATTAAGGACCTTCATCCGCAACACATACAA cTACCACCTGACGGAGATCATGGCGACGGTCATCAACGAATACACAGACTGGGAGCGTCCCGTCCGCCACCCCATCAGCACCAGGGAGGAGACGCTGTCGCTGCTCTCCGATGCCCTGTACGGCGCCCCAGTCATGCACACCGGCAACCTGCACTCCCTGGCCTCCTCCAAGACCTACCTGTACGTGTTCGACTACCAGACCAGGAACGGAGACTTTGAGCAG CAGCGGCTCGGGTGTGTGCACGGCGAGGAGCTCCCGTACGTGTGGGGGGCACCTCTGGTCGACTCACTGGCACACTTCCCCACCAACTACACGCAGGCCGAAGTGAAGCTCTCCGAGACCGTCCTGACGTACTGGGTGAACTTCGCCAGGATAGG AAGCCCCAGTGAGCCGGAGCCACAGGTCAACGACAGGATGACAGAGAAGAGTCGAGCACGGACCCTCGAGTGGCCTGTGTACAATGGCATGCGGCAGAGGTACATTGAAATAG ACCTCAAGCCTCGTGTCAAGTCCCACTACCGCTCGCATCAACTAAGCTTCTGGCTCCACCTGGTGCCGCAGCTGCACCGCGCAGGGAAGGACGCGCCTGagacccaccaccacctcgagaACCACAATGACTGGAACTCCTACCGGGGCTTCGTCAGGTCCGAGCCAGTCACCAG GGTGATCCTCCCACCGGAGACAACAACGGAGGCCACAACTACCCGGCAGTACAATGTGTCGGCGGTGTTACAGTCCACCCCAGCCAGCCCCGATGGCAGCAACAGCACTGGTCTGCGCTCCCATGCCTCACTCAGCGATGGGTTCGCTGCCTACTCCACCGCCCTCTCTGTTACCATCGCCATCGGCTGCTCGCTGCTCATCCTGAACGTGCTCATCTTCGCCGGCGTGTATTACCAGCGGGACAAGTCACGCATGGAAGCCAAGAAGGTAGCAGAGAATGGCGGCCTCCTCGCACCCGCCAACAGCATCAGCGGCGACGTGCATACGCCCCCGACCCCGAGTCTCGCTGTCAAGGCCGAGGTGGTAACCCGAATGGTGTCAGGAGGCTCCAAGgcccctccctctacccccatGACCCAGACAACCCACTTGCCGCCGCCGGAGTTCGCCGACTACCCGGGCCAGTCCCCACACTACGGTACCGCTCACGGCGTCTCCCACCTGCACACGCTTCCCCGTGGCGGCCTCGCCAAAGTCATTACCTGCGAGGGCCAGAAACAGCCGGGGAGCGCCAGCCTCACGCTGTCGGTGCCGCGTGCCCCGCCTCCCCCTCAGGTACCCACCTCCCACAGCTCAGAGTCTCAGCCGCTCCTGAAGCAAACGTCCTTCActctcacctcaccacacacctcCACGCCCTCCAAGAGCCCCACTAAAGAATCCAACGTTGGAGAACTTCGAGTATAG